One region of Primulina tabacum isolate GXHZ01 chromosome 17, ASM2559414v2, whole genome shotgun sequence genomic DNA includes:
- the LOC142531284 gene encoding uncharacterized protein LOC142531284: protein MVEMDNGIVKLQLSKPTGHMTSIRYDGIDNILEDGNPEMNRGYWDIMWSKSENEKNVLFKLDCTNFRVIVETKNQVEISFTKTWNVASVKDNVLPLNIDKRFIMLTGVSGFYTYAIFEHLKGWPELHIDEARIAFKPDKDLFHYMAISDNMQKIMPTDEDMKRGKTLDYKEAVLLTNPTNPILKGQVDDKYQYSCENQENHVHGWISSQPHVGFWVITPSDEFRSGGPVKQDLTSHSGPTALAVFFSGHYASPEFRIKLHNGEPWKKVFGPIFIYLNSDSGNKPVTLWKDAKQQMMIETKKWPYDFPSSKDFPSARQRGSIAGRLLVRDMYLNKNIHPAKSAYVGLATPGDVGSWQEDTKGYQFWTRTDAMGYFTIENVREGIYDLYGWVPGIIGDYKYNRMLIIKPGTKVKVGNIVYDPPRNGPTLWEIGIPDRSAAEFYVPDPNPRLVTHLFINNTEKFRQYGLWERYAVLNPTKDVVYRIGVSDYRKHWFFAHVNRKTGKNMYKPTARKIVFDLKNVIEKGTYTLRLALASASLAEIQVRINNPSAKRAEFTTRQIGRDNAIARHGIHGLYSLYSVKISGSQFVNGRNTIYLTQTRVQGPFNGVMYDYIRLEAPPPQ, encoded by the exons ATG GTGGAGATGGACAACGGAATTGTCAAACTCCAATTATCAAAACCAACTGGTCATATGACGAGCATAAGATATGATGGAATTGATAACATACTTGAAGATGGCAATCCTGAAATGAATAGAGG ATATTGGGACATCATGTGGAGCAAGTCGGAGAACGAAAAGAATGTTTTATTCAA GTTGGATTGTACAAATTTCAGGGTGATTGTAGAAACAAAAAATCAAGTGGAGATTTCATTTACAAAGACATGGAATGTTGCGTCCGTTAAGGACAATGTTCTTCCGCTAAATATCGACAAAAG ATTTATAATGTTAACAGGAGTTTCGGGTTTTTATACATATGCAATCTTTGAACACTTGAAAGGCTGGCCGGAATTACACATCGATGAAGCGAGAATTGCTTTCAAGCCTGACAAAGACCT GTTCCATTACATGGCTATCTCCGATAATATGCAAAAGATTATGCCAACCGATGAAGACATGAAAAGGGGAAAAACTCTTGATTATAAAGAAGCTGTTTTATTGACAAATCCAACAAATCCCATACTCAAAGGGCAG GTAGACGACAAGTATCAGTACTCATGCGAGAACCAGGAGAATCATGTGCACGGTTGGATTAGCTCGCAGCCACACGTCGGGTTTTGGGTTATAACACCGAGTGATGAGTTCCGATCCGGTGGACCTGTTAAGCAAGACCTCACCTCTCATAGTGGCCCAACTGCCTTGGCT gtATTTTTTAGTGGACATTATGCTAGTCCGGAATTCAGAATTAAACTCCACAATGGAGAGCCCTGGAAAAAGGTATTCGGCCCCATTTTTATATACCTGAACTCTGACTCAGGAAATAAGCCTGTTACACTTTGGAAAGATGCTAAACAACAG ATGATGATAGAAACCAAGAAATGGCCATACGATTTCCCATCATCGAAAGATTTCCCTAGTGCCCGTCAAAGGGGTTCGATCGCAGGTCGACTGCTAGTCCGTGACATGtatctaaataaaaatatccatCCAGCAAAATCAGCATATGTAGGATTGGCTACGCCTGGAGATGTTGGGTCCTGGCAAGAAGACACGAAG GGCTATCAGTTTTGGACACGAACTGATGCAATGGGGTATTTCACAATAGAAAATGTTAGAGAAGGCATATATGACTTGTATGGTTGGGTTCCAGGGATCATTGGAGACTACAAATACAACAGAATGCTAATAATCAAACCAG GAACCAAAGTCAAAGTAGGTAACATCGTATATGATCCTCCAAGAAATGGTCCAACTCTCTGGGAAATTGGGATCCCCGATCGTTCGGCTGCTGAATTTTACGTGCCTGATCCAAACCCCAGGCTTGTGACCCATCTGTTCATCAACAACACAGAAAA GTTTCGGCAATACGGGTTATGGGAAAGATATGCAGTTTTGAATCCTACTAAAGATGTTGTCTACAGAATTGGTGTTAGCGATTATCGAAAACACTGGTTTTTTGCCCATGTAAATAG GAAAACAGGAAAGAATATGTATAAACCCACCGCAAGGAAAATTGTCTTTGATCTGAAAAATGTGATCGAGAAAGGAACCTACACTCTCAGGCTAGCACTGGCATCCGCCAGCCTTGCCGAAATACAA GTGAGGATCAACAACCCATCCGCGAAGCGTGCCGAATTTACGACGAGGCAAATAGGGAGGGATAATGCAATTGCAAGACATGGAATTCATGGACTTTACTCTCTATATAGTGTGAAAATATCAGGTTCCCAATTTGTGAATGGAAGGAACACAATATATCTAACGCAAACAAGAGTACAAGGTCCATTTAATGGGGTTATGTATGATTACATTCGCCTAGAGGCGCCACCTCCACAATAA
- the LOC142531095 gene encoding uncharacterized protein LOC142531095 isoform X2 yields the protein MLRGCVGFYVYGIFERLEGWPAMSISQGRTVFKLQDKLFQYMAVSDERQRIMPTSKDREKGHVLAYPEAVLLTDPANVFLRGEVDDKYQYSSDNKDGRVHGWICSDPPTGFWIITPSNEFKTGGPVKQDLTSHAGPISLSMFFSTHYAGAPLILKFRDGEPWKKVFGPLFIYLNSVLDDEDPLSLWTDAKEQMLIETGNWPYDFPVSEDFPFAEQRATVSGRLLVRDSYISIEGLITANSAFVGLALPGDTGSWQRENKGYQFWTQADISGYFVITGVRAGNYSLYAWVPGFIGDYKCDISINIIPGSEIKLRNLIFDAPRNGPTQWEIGIPDRTAAEFFVPDPNPTLMNQLYTNHAEKFRQYGLWDRYTDLYPNEDLVFTVGLSTYQTDWYFAHVNRNLGNETYVPTTWKILFDLTSLDVSGNYTLQLALASANDAELQVRINDERTRTPYFTTGLIGKDNAIARHGIHGLYWLYSVSIPGYLLVSTTTTNTIFLTQTRGLSRWKGIMYDYIRLEGPAGT from the exons ATGCTGCGTGGTTGTGTTGGATTTTATGTGTATGGGATTTTCGAGCGTTTAGAGGGATGGCCTGCTATGAGTATCTCCCAAGGAAGAACAGTATTTAAGCTACAAGACAAATT GTTTCAGTATATGGCAGTATCTGATGAAAGGCAAAGAATCATGCCAACATCGAAAGACAGGGAGAAAGGTCATGTTCTTGCCTATCCAGAAGCTGTTCTTCTAACTGATCCAGCCAATGTGTTCCTTAGAGGAGAG GTTGATGACAAGTATCAGTATTCCAGTGACAACAAAGATGGTCGAGTCCACGGGTGGATTTGTTCAGATCCTCCGACGGGGTTTTGGATAATCACTCCAAGTAATGAATTCAAAACAGGTGGTCCTGTGAAGCAAGATCTAACTTCTCATGCCGGTCCAATCTCCCTATCG ATGTTCTTTAGCACGCATTACGCGGGGGCGCCTTTGATCTTGAAATTTCGTGATGGTGAACCATGGAAAAAGGTTTTTGGTCCGCTGTTTATCTACTTGAATTCAGTTTTAGATGATGAAGATCCACTTTCTCTGTGGACAGATGCCAAAGAACAG ATGCTCATAGAAACAGGAAATTGGCCATATGATTTCCCGGTTTCGGAAGATTTCCCTTTTGCTGAGCAACGGGCCACAGTGAGTGGTAGATTGCTGGTTCGTGACAG TTACATCAGTATTGAAGGGCTAATAACGGCAAATTCTGCATTTGTTGGATTGGCCCTGCCTGGAGATACAGGATCGTGGCAAAGAGAAAACAAG GGCTACCAATTCTGGACCCAGGCTGATATTTCAGGTTATTTTGTAATTACCGGCGTTCGAGCTGGGAACTACAGTCTCTATGCTTGGGTTCCCGGATTCATTGGTGATTATAAATGTGACATTAGCATCAACATTATACCAG GAAGCGAAATTAAGCTGCGGAATCTAATATTCGACGCTCCAAGAAATGGTCCTACACAGTGGGAGATCGGAATTCCTGATCGTACGGCTGCTGAATTTTTCGTGCCTGATCCAAATCCGACACTTATGAACCAGCTATACACTAACCATGCAGAAAA GTTTAGGCAGTACGGTTTATGGGATCGGTACACGGATTTGTACCCGAATGAAGATTTAGTTTTTACAGTTGGCTTGAGTACCTATCAAACAGATTGGTACTTTGCTCATGTGAACAG GAATCTTGGAAATGAAACATACGTGCCAACGACGTGGAAAATTTTGTTCGATCTTACAAGTTTGGACGTGTCTGGAAATTACACCCTTCAACTGGCATTGGCTTCGGCCAACGATGCAGAATTACAG GTTCGAATCAACGATGAAAGAACAAGAACACCTTATTTTACAACGGGTTTGATAGGCAAGGACAACGCAATTGCAAGACATGGAATCCATGGATTATATTGGCTATACAGCGTAAGTATACCGGGTTATCTACTTGTGAGCACAACTACAACTAACACAATCTTTTTGACTCAAACGAGAGGCTTGAGCCGTTGGAAAGGAATTATGTACGATTATATTCGTCTAGAAGGTCCTGCCGGGACGTGA
- the LOC142531095 gene encoding uncharacterized protein LOC142531095 isoform X1 yields the protein MGIWRWKRQWGLMFGWFCIVLQLPLPTHCGRTQFQKNMDDVMYFPPVQLHVLDDHAVVNNGILSVTLSIPGGSVSKIQYNGIENLLETQNEENNRGYWDINWSHPDHPKDIYDRIEGASFEVAMEDANQVELSFKKTWNSSGSKEPPLNIDKRFIMLRGCVGFYVYGIFERLEGWPAMSISQGRTVFKLQDKLFQYMAVSDERQRIMPTSKDREKGHVLAYPEAVLLTDPANVFLRGEVDDKYQYSSDNKDGRVHGWICSDPPTGFWIITPSNEFKTGGPVKQDLTSHAGPISLSMFFSTHYAGAPLILKFRDGEPWKKVFGPLFIYLNSVLDDEDPLSLWTDAKEQMLIETGNWPYDFPVSEDFPFAEQRATVSGRLLVRDSYISIEGLITANSAFVGLALPGDTGSWQRENKGYQFWTQADISGYFVITGVRAGNYSLYAWVPGFIGDYKCDISINIIPGSEIKLRNLIFDAPRNGPTQWEIGIPDRTAAEFFVPDPNPTLMNQLYTNHAEKFRQYGLWDRYTDLYPNEDLVFTVGLSTYQTDWYFAHVNRNLGNETYVPTTWKILFDLTSLDVSGNYTLQLALASANDAELQVRINDERTRTPYFTTGLIGKDNAIARHGIHGLYWLYSVSIPGYLLVSTTTTNTIFLTQTRGLSRWKGIMYDYIRLEGPAGT from the exons ATGGGGATTTGGAGATGGAAAAGACAATGGGGTTTGATGTTTGGCTGGTTTTGCATCGTTCTTCAGTTACCACTACCCACTCATTGTGGGAGAACACA ATTTCAGAAGAATATGGATGATGTGATGTACTTTCCACCAGTTCAGTTGCATGTACTAGATGATCAC GCAGTTGTAAACAATGGCATTTTAAGTGTCACGTTGTCTATTCCCGGAGGTTCGGTATCGAAAATTCAATATAATGGGATTGAGAATTTATTAGAAACACAGAATGAAGAAAATAATAGAGG GTACTGGGATATAAATTGGAGCCATCCTGATCATCCTAAAGACATTTATGATAG GATAGAGGGGGCTAGTTTTGAAGTTGCAATGGAAGATGCAAATCAAGTAGAGCTTTCATTCAAGAAGACATGGAATTCGTCGGGGTCGAAGGAACCACCACTTAACATTGATAAAAG GTTTATAATGCTGCGTGGTTGTGTTGGATTTTATGTGTATGGGATTTTCGAGCGTTTAGAGGGATGGCCTGCTATGAGTATCTCCCAAGGAAGAACAGTATTTAAGCTACAAGACAAATT GTTTCAGTATATGGCAGTATCTGATGAAAGGCAAAGAATCATGCCAACATCGAAAGACAGGGAGAAAGGTCATGTTCTTGCCTATCCAGAAGCTGTTCTTCTAACTGATCCAGCCAATGTGTTCCTTAGAGGAGAG GTTGATGACAAGTATCAGTATTCCAGTGACAACAAAGATGGTCGAGTCCACGGGTGGATTTGTTCAGATCCTCCGACGGGGTTTTGGATAATCACTCCAAGTAATGAATTCAAAACAGGTGGTCCTGTGAAGCAAGATCTAACTTCTCATGCCGGTCCAATCTCCCTATCG ATGTTCTTTAGCACGCATTACGCGGGGGCGCCTTTGATCTTGAAATTTCGTGATGGTGAACCATGGAAAAAGGTTTTTGGTCCGCTGTTTATCTACTTGAATTCAGTTTTAGATGATGAAGATCCACTTTCTCTGTGGACAGATGCCAAAGAACAG ATGCTCATAGAAACAGGAAATTGGCCATATGATTTCCCGGTTTCGGAAGATTTCCCTTTTGCTGAGCAACGGGCCACAGTGAGTGGTAGATTGCTGGTTCGTGACAG TTACATCAGTATTGAAGGGCTAATAACGGCAAATTCTGCATTTGTTGGATTGGCCCTGCCTGGAGATACAGGATCGTGGCAAAGAGAAAACAAG GGCTACCAATTCTGGACCCAGGCTGATATTTCAGGTTATTTTGTAATTACCGGCGTTCGAGCTGGGAACTACAGTCTCTATGCTTGGGTTCCCGGATTCATTGGTGATTATAAATGTGACATTAGCATCAACATTATACCAG GAAGCGAAATTAAGCTGCGGAATCTAATATTCGACGCTCCAAGAAATGGTCCTACACAGTGGGAGATCGGAATTCCTGATCGTACGGCTGCTGAATTTTTCGTGCCTGATCCAAATCCGACACTTATGAACCAGCTATACACTAACCATGCAGAAAA GTTTAGGCAGTACGGTTTATGGGATCGGTACACGGATTTGTACCCGAATGAAGATTTAGTTTTTACAGTTGGCTTGAGTACCTATCAAACAGATTGGTACTTTGCTCATGTGAACAG GAATCTTGGAAATGAAACATACGTGCCAACGACGTGGAAAATTTTGTTCGATCTTACAAGTTTGGACGTGTCTGGAAATTACACCCTTCAACTGGCATTGGCTTCGGCCAACGATGCAGAATTACAG GTTCGAATCAACGATGAAAGAACAAGAACACCTTATTTTACAACGGGTTTGATAGGCAAGGACAACGCAATTGCAAGACATGGAATCCATGGATTATATTGGCTATACAGCGTAAGTATACCGGGTTATCTACTTGTGAGCACAACTACAACTAACACAATCTTTTTGACTCAAACGAGAGGCTTGAGCCGTTGGAAAGGAATTATGTACGATTATATTCGTCTAGAAGGTCCTGCCGGGACGTGA